The following proteins come from a genomic window of Ornithinimicrobium cryptoxanthini:
- a CDS encoding nucleotidyltransferase domain-containing protein: MSTLESVSHEADKAVRDARARLVAAVRQAAAEGMTQEQIGAAIGRSQPEVSRLLRFHGTGPLGQKVRSARSQILALIRSAGGTNVRIFGSVATGAERPGSDVDLVFTMSSPMSLMELGELEQQVAKVVGADVDLIPESVVRPDLRERVLAEALPL; encoded by the coding sequence CGACCTTAGAATCGGTCTCCCACGAGGCGGACAAGGCGGTCCGCGACGCGCGTGCCCGGTTGGTCGCCGCAGTACGGCAGGCGGCAGCGGAGGGCATGACTCAAGAGCAGATCGGGGCCGCGATCGGTCGTAGCCAGCCCGAGGTGTCCCGCCTGCTGCGCTTTCACGGCACAGGTCCTCTAGGTCAGAAGGTCAGGTCCGCGCGGTCACAGATCCTTGCCTTGATCAGGTCAGCTGGCGGCACGAACGTCAGAATTTTCGGTTCTGTAGCAACAGGCGCGGAGAGACCCGGCTCGGACGTCGACTTGGTCTTCACGATGTCCTCTCCCATGAGTCTCATGGAACTGGGTGAACTCGAGCAGCAGGTGGCCAAAGTCGTGGGAGCTGACGTCGACCTCATCCCGGAGAGCGTGGTGCGCCCGGACCTTCGTGAACGGGTGCTGGCCGAGGCGTTGCCCTTATGA